Proteins co-encoded in one Diprion similis isolate iyDipSimi1 chromosome 13, iyDipSimi1.1, whole genome shotgun sequence genomic window:
- the LOC124413932 gene encoding cationic amino acid transporter 4, producing MPGVRRMILGHVLSDTCAKMNRMKKIRGNVMETPLKRCLSTFEITLLGIGHMVGAGIYVLTGIVARYIAGPGIVLSFLLAGFASLMAALCYAEFGARVPKAGSAYVYTYVSIGEFWAFIIGWNVMLEHMIGAASVARAWSAYVDSLTGGLLSNYSSHLVCGYRNTDDPPCYDFLAAAVCLLYTIPIAAGVKASAMVNAVLTLVNLVVIIMIGGMGFYYADIDNWVNDVDGFLPFGFNGVLAGAATCFYAFVGFDSIATAGEEAREPARSIPIATIIAMVVVTTAYVVIGGTLTAVVPFREINPTTALLDAFSGVLPWAKYVISIGALCGMTTTLFGSLFSLPRTMYSMASDGLLFGFFAKIFPFTRVPIFSLIFTGLCCSSIAFYFDLEHLVEFMSIGTFLAYTIVSASVIVLRYRPEVTSTSATEAITPSTPGSSMTEGPDSHSGSDCNSIHSSNAELLDLSEGTGRLKPRYSWLAWVLGRFEPGKCVTIATLLFALLCVPMCAALHISFKPSTQLRLGDYFAFVFLGLLLIICLFVIGCHQQTPGLNARFRVPLVPFVPALSIFCNIGLMFHLSSLTWIRFFVWMILGMLVYFLYGIHHSKEATSPNSRSNLMATPEAGRGAKWGATLGQSSDKVPILSYDEASK from the exons ATGCCGGGCGTCAGAAGGATGATCTTGGGCCACGTGTTGAGTGACACGTGCGCCAAAATGAATCGGATGAAAAAGATCCGAGGAAACGTCATGGAAACTCCTTTAAAACGATGCTTGTCCACCTTCGAAATCACCTTGCTGG GAATCGGTCATATGGTCGGAGCAGGGATCTACGTCCTGACTGGAATCGTTGCTCGATATATCGCTGGTCCAGGAATTGTCCTAAGTTTTCTTCTGGCGGGGTTCGCATCACTGATGGCAGCTCTATGCTACGCAGAGTTTGGTGCAAGGGTCCCAAAAGCGGGCAGTGCATACGTCTACACATACGTTTCCATCGGCGAGTTTTGGGCCTTCATAATCGGATGGAACGTGATGTTGGAGCACATGATCG GCGCAGCCTCCGTTGCCAGGGCCTGGAGTGCGTACGTTGATTCTCTGACGGGCGGATTATTGAGCAATTATTCATCCCACCTGGTATGTGGCTACAGAAACACAGACGATCCTCCCTGCTACGATTTTCTAGCCGCCGCCGTGTGTCTTCTTTACACAATTCCAATTGCCGCTGGTGTAAAAGCGTCAGCGATGGTGAACGCAGTTCTGACCTTAGTGAATCTGGTAGTGATAATAATGATCGGCGGTATGGGATTCTATTACGCAGATATCGATAATTGGGTCAATGACGTAGACGGCTTTCTTCCATTTGGATTTAACGGTGTTTTGGCAG GTGCGGCCACCTGCTTTTACGCATTCGTTGGTTTCGACTCAATCGCAACCGCTGGAGAGGAGGCTCGAGAACCAGCCAGAAGTATCCCAATTGCCACAATCATTGCCATGGTAGTAGTGACCACAGCTTACGTCGTTATAGGTGGAACCCTAACTGCGGTTGTACCATTCCGGGAAATAAATCCAACCACGGCACTACTGGACGCTTTTTCCGGGGTTCTGCCTTGGGCGAAATATGTTATCAG CATTGGTGCCTTGTGCGGCATGACCACGACACTCTTTGGATCACTTTTCTCCCTGCCACGGACTATGTACTCAATGGCAAGCGATGGACTCTTGTTTGGCTTTTTCGCCAAGATATTTCCGTTCACGAGAGTACCGATCTTCAGTCTGATATTCACCGGATTGTGTTGTTCGTCAATCGCGTTCTACTTCGACCTCGAACACCTCGTAGAGTTCATGTCAATTGGAACCTTTTTGGCCTACACGATCGTCTCAGCGAGTGTGATTGTGTTGAGGTATCGTCCCGAGGTAACATCGACTTCTGCTACCGAAGCCATTACTCCCAGCACTCCAGGTTCTTCTATGACCGAGGGTCCAGACTCACACTCGGGAAGTGACTGCAATAGCATCCATTCATCGAATGCTGAG CTTTTAGACTTGAGTGAAGGAACTGGAAGGCTCAAGCCCCGATATTCTTGGTTGGCATGGGTGTTGGGTCGTTTTGAACCAGGAAAATGTGTCACAATAGCTACACTTTTGTTCGCCCTTCTCTGTGTTCCGATGTGTGCAGCGCTACACATCTCGTTCAAACCGTCCACTCAGTTACGACTTGGCGATTATTTCGCCTTCGTTTTCCTTGGGTTACTGCTGATCATCT GTCTTTTCGTGATTGGATGCCATCAACAAACTCCGGGACTCAATGCAAGGTTTCGTGTGCCACTGGTTCCATTCGTTCCAGCATTGAGCATTTTCTGCAACATTGGGTTAATGTTTCACTTGTCATCTTTGACTTGGATTCGCTTCTTTGTATGGATGATACTAG GTATGCTTGTTTACTTCCTGTATGGAATTCATCATAGTAAAGAAGCTACGTCGCCGAATTCTCGGTCAAATTTAATGGCCACCCCGGAGGCTGGTCGGGGTGCAAAATGGGGTGCAACTCTGGGTCAATCAAGTGACAAAGTACCAATACTTTCCTACGACGAAGCATCAAAatag